The DNA sequence TTTTGaggacaatggacaacaacacagagaacacagttcgcactttgctgagtctgttgcttatttggatatatgtttaccgtttaatgggaaagaaggctcgtcgcctttattatgtccgtggtcgttgcatggactatacgtcatccagctcaggttgtgtagccgtgcgtgtgcgcgactgcgcgtgtcggctcattagcatctgtaccgtagcggcccgtaccgtagcagcacacctctcccaagtggcccaattggcccggcctggccagactggccacactcaggccacgtttatacgtagcagggtatttatagaaacgaatatttccccccctccgttttcaaaaataacattgtgcacacaacatcgttttcaaaaaagttgtcgtttacaatcaaaacggataaatacgccgttgggacattataactatgccaaacctatgggcggcagtgtagggagaaggataaagccatgcaagccaatcagaatcctcagaatcaacaacaacgaataacacgagcgtcttcctgtaacaaacaaactgtaaacatagggcgctcatatgacgttaagcatttcctggcgcataatgtgacgtttcagaacctaaaaccccgtttctacccgttgacacgacaacacgtaaccggcgttttcagaaatctccactttggccggagtttttagaaatgatcgttttctgtgacaaaaactgcgttttcgtgtaaatgagaggccaaaccgtgtgaaaatatctgcgttttcccttcgtgtaaacggggcctcacactggcagatttgagcacggctggcctttcattttgtataacagtgaaactattttatttattttattttgtgtaaagcAGAAGTTTTTTTCCTGTGCAAAACTGTTGTTAAATAAATCATATTATTAAGAATTTTTTGGTAGTTATTTGAGATACATTATGGTTTTTATTAATCGAGCAACAGAAATAGATAACCATCCAATTAGTCattagattagtcgactaatcgatgaaataatcgcccgattaatcatttaataaataatcgttTACCCCCAGCCCTAGTTAGGATGTGTAAAAACTAGTGGCTACATTGTGCATCATCATAAGATAATTTGATGTTGGTGATTAATGTGCCGCACCagacatttttgtgtttgtctgttgacAGAGTCTACTCAGACGCTTCATAAAGAGAGAAGTACTACACGATATCACTGCCCTGCAGCTGACCAAACTGGATGTCACAGACAAGACCATCTGGCTCAGCCCACAAGACATCAGCATTGGTCTAGGTGCAGAGTCAGTCCTTAAGGTAGTGTGATGTTTTCAAAAGATCATTTTACAAATGGTTAGGGTGAACCAGGTGTCATTGAAGACATGTTCTATATTCATTGCTAATTTCTCTCTCTAGAGAATCAAAGGTGCAGAGCTCAGGGTGCTCGAGTTCAAGAGTGCATGCAGGGACTGAGTAACATGATCAAGAAAGTGCAGGACAAGAGCCCCCTCAAGTATCTGACTGTTGCAGATGGTGTGCCTGGATCCGTCAGTAATGTATAGAGAACCAGAAAGAGGCAGGAATCACATGAAAGGGCTGGTTCAAAAGTTTCTCCAGGACAAACAGCTTACTGATACTTCTTCGGGTAAGAATAAGGCAAATTATAGGCTACACATGAATTTATCCTCAATCTAATTAGCTGGTAATGCCCAATGATTTATCAATGATTTTCTCGATTTTCTCATTTGTTTTGTCGTAGTGGATGTCATACTGCAGCAGTTTGACAGTCTCCTGTCCTTGGAGAGCCGGAGTGAGGACTTCCTCTCCTTTCAACCCATGCAGAAGAGGCTGGACATCTTCCTGAGCAGTGCCATGGAGCCTTATCCCGAGCTGTGGGCCTTCTTCAAGAAGCTGCTCATCCTCTCCCACGGTCAAGCTACAGTTGAGCGTGGATTCTCAATCAATAAAGAGGTGGAGTCGGATAACTTGGAGGAGGATACTGTGGTCACACAGAGACTGGTGTGTGACTACATCATACAACATGGAGGTGTTACCAAGGTAAGATGACTCCTGTCTGGACTAGTAATATGCTGTTGACTTAAAAGTTGATAGAATCAACATAGTTGGTCTCTTGAGTTTGTCACTGAATCTGGTTCTCTTTCCCCAACCCGATACCCAGGTTCCACTCAGTAAACCGCTACTGGCAAGTGTAGCAAGGGCAAGGACAAGGTATCGTTTGGAGACCAAAAGAAAGAACAGGGAGGCAAAATACCAGGCTCTCAAGAGGAGGGAAGCAGAGGACTGTCTTGAGGAGCTGAAGGTTAAGAGGAGACGTGTACAGGAGGTATCTGAGGGTCTGGCTAGGGATGCGGACAGGATGGCTGAGGAGGCTGAAGCGAAGGCAGGGAGCAAGATGGCTGGCCTGATCACCAGGTCAAACATCCTGCGGAGAGGCCATAAGGAGAAGTTGGCAGAACTGGCTCTCCTTGATAAAGAGATCGCTGCTAAGAGTGCAGAGCTTAGGAGTTGACTGTGTGATcataattttatttattgttgagTTGATTTTCATTGCTTATTGTTCAGGAGTCTTGGCTGTTGGCGTAAGTACAAACTACTATAATGCAATGTTCCATCAGTCCATAATGCTTTACAGTCCACATTTTCACATTTGTTTGAGGAATAAATGAACAAATTTTGAACAAACTTTGTCGGTAGGTCTGTGAAATAGGCCGTGAAATAGGTATTACGTTTTTATATAAGTGGTCTTAAAAGGCACTTAAAAAGACTTGAAGAAACCTGTAGGAACCCTGATACCGCAATGCCATTGAGGAGCGCAAACAGGGACCCACTCTCAATAACAATCTGGGTTGTGTTTGCAAGCACCAGATTTAGTACATGTGCGTAGCACCATACATGCACCTGGTTCGGAGATTGTGCAGACAACAGTGATGAGAATCCTTTTTATTTGCCTTGCATGTTTGATGCCCCATCAGTCGCATTTCC is a window from the Gadus chalcogrammus isolate NIFS_2021 chromosome 8, NIFS_Gcha_1.0, whole genome shotgun sequence genome containing:
- the LOC130387052 gene encoding uncharacterized protein LOC130387052, coding for MHTLFHNTPARREDYITVTKSSVFPRSFCAHRWVENLPVVERALAFWPSLLLYMEAVKTKRLPNPGTASYDTVAAAIKDPLILAKLQFYAALARTFNPFLKKYQTDEPVLPFLPKDLTELMMSLLRRFIKREVLHDITALQLTKLDVTDKTIWLSPQDISIGLGAESVLKMVCLDPSVMYREPERGRNHMKGLVQKFLQDKQLTDTSSVDVILQQFDSLLSLESRSEDFLSFQPMQKRLDIFLSSAMEPYPELWAFFKKLLILSHGQATVERGFSINKEVESDNLEEDTVVTQRLVCDYIIQHGGVTKVPLSKPLLASVARARTRYRLETKRKNREAKYQALKRREAEDCLEELKVKRRRVQEVSEGLARDADRMAEEAEAKAGSKMAGLITRSNILRRGHKEKLAELALLDKEIAAKSAELRS